AGGCTACAATGGTTATCGTCAAGTTCATACTGAAACTAAAGAAGTCGCTATGTATCTTGCGAAATCAGTTGAAGAAACAGGGTTATTTAAAATATATAACGATGGGTCCAATATCCCAATTGTATGTTATACCTTAAAAAATGATGCACAAGTTAAATGGTCATTATATGATTTGGCTGATCGTTTACTCATGAAAGGTTGGCAAGTTCCAGCATATCCATTGCCAAAAAATATGGATAATATAATCATTCAACGCTTTGTCTGTCGTGCAGATTTAACTATGCCAATGGCTGAAGAAATGGTGGAAGACTTTAAAGAAGCAATTAAAGAGTTAGCAACAGCCACAGTGTTAGGCCATGATAGTGGTGATAAAGTTCACGGATTTACTCACTAAATACAAAGTATTTGTCCTATTTGTGAGTGTGAAAAAACTATATTAAATACAATATATAGTTTGATAAAATAGAAATTTATAAAATCAGTCAGCATGAATTATAAATAAACTTGTCAGATTAGTTTCTCTTTCAGCTGACCATAATATGTCGCGCTAAGCGACACATTAAGGCACTAGTAAGTCATGTATTATCTTATAATTAGGTTAGTTAATTTAATAAAAATAGATTTAAAGGAGACGAACAATATGTATAGAAGTAATGGTAATTATGAAGCATTCGCACGAGCAAAAAAACCAGTTAGATCAGATGAAGTATCTGCCTATTTAGTCGGTTCAGGATTAGCCTCTCTTTCAGCGGCTGCCTTTCTCATCAGAGACGGTCAAGTGAAAGGTGATAAAATCCACATTTTAGAAGAACTCCCAATTGCTGGGGGATCTTTGGATGGTATTTACAAGAACGAATATGGATTTGTTATTCGAGGTGGACGTGAAATGGAGAGTCATTTTGAATGCCTTTGGGATTTATTTAGATCTATTCCGTCATTAGAAGTAGAAGATGCGTCCGTTTTGGATGAGTTTTACTGGTTAAATAAAGAAGATCCTAACTCTTCGAAATGCAGATTAATCCACAATCAGGGAGAACAATTCCCTACCGATGGACAATTAACTTTGAGTGAAAAGGCAATTAAAGAGATACTTGCATTGTGCTTAATGAAAGAGACTCAGTTAGATGACAAAAAAATCACGGACGTTTTCACAAAAGAGTTTTTTTCTTCTAATTTTTGGACTTATTGGTGTACAATGTTTGCTTTCGAAGAGTGGCATTCAGCAATGGAAATGAGAAGATACTTGATGCGCTTTATTCATCATATTGACGCTCTTGCGGACTTTTCATCATTAAAATTCACAAAATATAATCAATATGAATCATTAGTTTTACCAATGTTAGCCTATTTAAAAGAAAATGGTGTGCATTTCCAATATGATACAAAAGTTGAAAATGTATTAGTTACTTCTGAAAATGGAAATAAGAAAGCAGAGCGTCTAATTTTAAATGTAAAAGGTCAAGAAAAAATTGTCAAGTTATCAGAAAATGATTTGGTGTTTATTACGAATGGATCCATTACTGAAAGTTCAACATATGGAAATAATACTACACCTGCACCACCAACAAAAGAATTAGGAGGTAGCTGGAATTTATGGAAGAAAATGGTGGAACAAGATTCGGATTTTGGTAAACCAGAAAAATTCTGTGAAAATATTCCAGATGAAAGTTGGTTTGTCTCAGCTACAGTGACAACATTAGATAAAAAAATAGCGCCTTATATTGAAAAAATTAGTAAAAGAGATCCTTATGCAGGTAGAGTTGTAACGGGTGGTATTGTCCATGCGAAGGACTCTAATTGGAAAATGAGCTATACAATAAATAGACAGCCTCATTTTAAAAATCAACCTGAAGACCAATTAGTGATTTGGGTATATGCATTACTTTCTGATAAACCTGGAAATTATATTAAAAAAACGATTACTGAATGTACTGGAAATGAAATTGCTTCAGAATGGTTGTATCAAATGGGTGTTCCTACAGATCTGATTGATGATTTGGCTAAGAATTCTTGTAACACCGTTCCATGTTATATGCCCTATATTACGTCGTACTTTATGCCAAGAGCAAAAGGTGATCGTCCATTAGTCATACCAGACGGATACAAAAATTTGGCATTTATTGGTAATTTTGCAGAAACAGAAAGGGATACCGTATTTACTACGGAGTATTCTGTAAGAACAGCTATGGAAGCTGTCTATACCTTATTGGATATAGATCGTGGTGTACCAGAAGTATTTGCATCATCCTACGATATTCGAATGTTATTGAATGCTTCTTACTATCTAAATGATAAAAAAGGGATTAAAGAAGTGAAAGTTCCGCTATTAGAGGGAATAATCGAACGAAAAGGATTGAAGAAAATAAAAGGAACGTTCATTGAAGAATTGCTTGAGGATGCAAAATTGTTATAGTTTGAGTTGATTATAAAGTTAAGTGAATTAGTGAGAGTACTAAATCATTCATAACTTGTAATTTTATTTCTGAAGTCATGCACAATAATTTTATTTACTAAAATTATTGTGCTTTTTTACTTTCCTATAAGTAACATTTTTCTTAAGTAGTCTAGCATTTTTCCACGTAATTCTTTAATTCAGTTTGAAAGTAGTGTAAAGTAGAAGGGTAGCTTTAAGCTGAATGAAGAGAGAGGAGTTTTATTATGCAACTACCAGTTGAAAAAAATAGCAAATTAGCCAAGAATTTAACGTTAGCATCAGCTTTATCATTAACTGTTGTGACCTTATTATCTGTGTTACAAGTGCTTTACTTAGTGGCATTAAGCAATACAGATTTATCTAAATTGAAAGAATTAACTGCGGAACAAGCGGCTGTTATTCGAGAATCAATTACCTTGCCGACGATTTTATTTTTTGCAGGAATCGCCTTAATTTATTTGATTGTCACAGTTTTTATGTATCTATTTGTCATGAAAATAAAAAAAGGGAAAGCTATTTCAGTTATTCCTTACTATGTATCCATTTTAATGCTAGCTTATTCTTTTTTACAAAGTGCAATTGCAGTAAATATATTC
This Carnobacterium maltaromaticum DSM 20342 DNA region includes the following protein-coding sequences:
- a CDS encoding oleate hydratase; amino-acid sequence: MYRSNGNYEAFARAKKPVRSDEVSAYLVGSGLASLSAAAFLIRDGQVKGDKIHILEELPIAGGSLDGIYKNEYGFVIRGGREMESHFECLWDLFRSIPSLEVEDASVLDEFYWLNKEDPNSSKCRLIHNQGEQFPTDGQLTLSEKAIKEILALCLMKETQLDDKKITDVFTKEFFSSNFWTYWCTMFAFEEWHSAMEMRRYLMRFIHHIDALADFSSLKFTKYNQYESLVLPMLAYLKENGVHFQYDTKVENVLVTSENGNKKAERLILNVKGQEKIVKLSENDLVFITNGSITESSTYGNNTTPAPPTKELGGSWNLWKKMVEQDSDFGKPEKFCENIPDESWFVSATVTTLDKKIAPYIEKISKRDPYAGRVVTGGIVHAKDSNWKMSYTINRQPHFKNQPEDQLVIWVYALLSDKPGNYIKKTITECTGNEIASEWLYQMGVPTDLIDDLAKNSCNTVPCYMPYITSYFMPRAKGDRPLVIPDGYKNLAFIGNFAETERDTVFTTEYSVRTAMEAVYTLLDIDRGVPEVFASSYDIRMLLNASYYLNDKKGIKEVKVPLLEGIIERKGLKKIKGTFIEELLEDAKLL